From the Daucus carota subsp. sativus chromosome 8, DH1 v3.0, whole genome shotgun sequence genome, one window contains:
- the LOC108197792 gene encoding syntaxin-related protein KNOLLE, translated as MNDLMTKSWESYKNLKKEAFKDLEAGLDDDIEMSKTNKMDQNLTSFLSEAETVKEEMNTIREILNQLQQSSEESKSLHKPEALKSIRNKINSNIVLVLKKAKSIRGQLEDMDRSNAVNRRLSGCKEGTPVDRTRSAVTNGLRKKLKELMMDFQGLRQRMMTEYKDSVGRQYYTVTGEYPNEDVIETIISNENGGEKFLAKAIQEHGRGKVLETVVEIQDRHDAAKEIEKSLLELHQVFLDMAVMVEAQGEQMDDIEHHVMNAAQYVSDGSKNLKTAKGYQKSSRRCMCIGIILLLILILVIVIPIATSFSKS; from the exons atGAATGATCTAATGACAAAATCATGGGAGAGCTATAAGAATCTAAAAAAAGAAGCTTTTAAAGATCTCGAAGCTGGCCTCGATGATGATATCGAAATGTCCAAGACTAACAAGATGGACCAAAACCTCACATCATTTTTATCCGAAGCAGAGACTGTCAAAGAAGAGATGAATACAATCAGGGAAATCTTGAATCAGCTTCAGCAATCAAGTGAAGAAAGCAAGTCACTTCACAAGCCCGAAGCTTTGAAATCGATACGGAACAAGATCAATTCAAACATTGTGCTGGTGCTCAAAAAGGCCAAATCAATTAGGGGTCAGTTGGAAGATATGGACCGGTCTAATGCTGTGAATAGGAGGCTTTCGGGGTGTAAAGAGGGCACTCCAGTGGACCGTACTAGGTCTGCGGTTACGAATGGGCTGAGGAAGAAGCTGAAGGAGCTGATGATGGATTTTCAGGGGTTGAGGCAGAGGATGATGACTGAGTATAAAGATAGTGTTGGAAGACAGTACTATACGGTGACTGGTGAATACCCGAATGAGGATGTGATTGAGACAATTATTTCTAATGAAAATGGTGGTGAAAAATTCTTGGCTAAAGCTATTCAG GAACATGGGAGGGGAAAAGTGCTTGAGACAGTGGTTGAGATACAGGACAGGCACGACGCAGCGAAAGAGATAGAGAAGAGCTTGCTGGAGCTACACCAGGTGTTCTTGGATATGGCCGTGATGGTGGAGGCTCAAGGGGAGCAAATGGATGACATTGAGCACCATGTGATGAATGCAGCACAGTATGTCAGTGATGGATCCAAGAATCTTAAGACTGCAAAGGGATACCAGAAGAGCAGCAGGAGGTGTATGTGCATTGGCATCATACTATTGTTGATTCTCATTCTTGTGATTGTTATCCCAATTGCAACCAGCTTTAgcaagtcctag
- the LOC108197740 gene encoding DNA repair protein XRCC4, producing the protein MEASRHTCLKLDIGPDSGPVFVKGTWYNSHFELLITDGLNAWSCNGSEEEVKDRAFQWDQSVSEYIQLAERYLGFQHPESVYGFNDAANGHKRLSWTFEREGTKLEWRWKCRPSSNSKQSTALILDFLMDSNIRLSEEVVKKTQLSEKLKEEAEKCLAQSEKFCSEKAEFETAVYEKFLRVLNSKKAKLRELRDRLSKQGASGKLEEEDEEVSTDKTESFDERSDDEKGEDELSKDLPSSSKNILASRPHGRKRK; encoded by the exons ATGGAAGCAAGCAGACACACGTGCTTAAAACTGGATATCGGACCCGACTCCGGACCCGTTTTTGTAAAAGGCACTTGGTACAATTCCCACTTTGAACTCTTGATAACTGATGGCCTTAATGCTTGGTCTTGCAATG gaTCAGAAGAGGAAGTTAAGGATAGGGCTTTTCAGTGGGATCAATCCGTTTCTGAATATATTCAGTTGGCTGAACGTTATTTGGGGTTTCAGCATCCCGAGTCGGTTTACGGGTTCAATGATGCTGCCAATGGCCATAAAAGA TTATCATGGACATTCGAAAGGGAAGGGACTAAGCTAGAGTGGCGATGGAAGTGTCGGCCATCATCTAACAGCAAGCAAAGTACAGCTTTAATATTGGACTTTCTCATGGATTCAAACATACGTTTGAGT GAGGAAGTGGTTAAAAAAACCCAGTTATCTGAGAAGCTAAAAGAGGAGGCTGAAAAATGTCTAGCACAAAGTGAGAAATTCTGCAGCGAGAAAGCAGAATTTGAGACTGCAGTCTATGAAAAG TTTCTTAGAGTTCTAAACTCGAAGAAGGCAAAACTAAGAGAGCTTCGCGATCGGCTATCAAAACAAGGAGCCTCAGGGAAATTGGAGGAAGAAGACGAAGAAGTGTCTACTGATAAAACTGAGAGTTTTGATGAGAGAAGCGATGATGAGAAGGGTGAGGACGAGCTCTCCAAGGATCTTCCCAGTAGTTCAAAGAATATATTAGCAAGCAGGCCTCATGGTAGAAAGAGAAAGTAG